One Lactobacillus sp. ESL0785 DNA window includes the following coding sequences:
- a CDS encoding ABC transporter ATP-binding protein/permease produces the protein MLQLKNLRKSYHVGDTITHALNDVSISFRDQEFVAILGPSGSGKTTMLNVIGGLDRYDSGDLIINGKSTKNFKETDWDAYRNNSVGFVFQNYNLISHLSIIANVELGMNLSGVAAAERHKRAIDALTEVGLKEHLNKRPNQLSGGQMQRVAIARALANNPDILLCDEPTGALDTETSEQIMQLIKRVSKDRLVIMVTHNPELAKEYASRIVNFQDGKILNDSAPYNPKDKQDAFKLKRTKMSYWNAIKLSFTNIMTKKGRTTLTAFASSIGIISIAVVLSLSNGFQKQIDSTMSKALAKYPVSISQTATNETSTKDDDSDKNVKNRGYITAKESELQSSTHQNKITPKYIDYIKRINPDYANNISYQRGVNLNLLAKDGNKVKQVKFSASATSGQETALEKAQQSSGFGSAVFPTTLKSGKTSFLKDNYQLLNGTWPKKATDLILVTNNRNTININVFKNLGYKIKTGDKLSFKQLIGKKYKVINNDDYYQELPTGMFVPQKADTAMYNNSKTTLLIVGIIRPKNKNSLSLLSPGITYSDQLTQNIIKANQNSAIVKAQKKSSQNVMTGQNMNSTEKKQLMQTIGGSTLPMGIMIYPNNFDSKDKVLDYLDKWNKGKNKKDKIIYTDMSSAVTSMTGGLLNGITTVLVAFAAISLVTSMIMIGILTYTSVLERTKEIGVLKALGARKKDITRVFDAETFILGIFSGVLGVVIAYLLTFPINSILYNLTDLSNIAQLDPIHALILIVISTILTLLGGHLPARMAAKKDAAIALRSE, from the coding sequence ATGCTTCAATTAAAAAATTTACGCAAATCTTACCATGTAGGTGATACAATCACACACGCGTTAAATGATGTTTCGATTTCATTTCGTGATCAAGAATTTGTTGCAATTTTAGGTCCAAGTGGTTCTGGTAAAACAACAATGCTAAATGTGATTGGTGGCCTTGACCGCTATGATTCAGGCGATTTAATCATTAATGGTAAGTCAACTAAAAACTTCAAAGAAACCGACTGGGATGCTTACCGCAATAATTCTGTCGGTTTTGTTTTTCAAAATTATAATTTAATCTCACACTTATCGATCATTGCCAATGTTGAATTAGGAATGAATTTATCTGGAGTTGCGGCGGCTGAACGCCATAAGCGCGCAATTGATGCTTTAACTGAAGTTGGTCTAAAAGAGCATCTTAACAAACGCCCCAACCAATTATCTGGCGGTCAAATGCAGCGGGTTGCCATTGCGCGTGCTTTAGCCAATAATCCAGATATTTTGCTATGTGATGAACCTACTGGTGCGCTTGATACTGAAACTTCTGAGCAAATCATGCAGCTAATTAAGCGCGTTTCTAAGGATCGCTTAGTAATCATGGTGACGCACAATCCCGAACTAGCAAAAGAATATGCTTCACGAATTGTCAATTTCCAAGACGGTAAGATTCTTAACGATTCCGCCCCCTATAATCCAAAAGACAAGCAAGATGCTTTTAAGCTTAAGCGAACCAAAATGTCTTATTGGAATGCTATCAAACTTAGCTTTACCAATATTATGACCAAAAAAGGCCGTACTACTTTAACCGCCTTTGCCTCAAGTATTGGTATTATTTCAATTGCAGTTGTTTTGTCGTTATCCAACGGTTTCCAAAAACAAATTGACTCTACTATGAGTAAGGCATTAGCTAAATATCCTGTTTCAATCAGTCAAACGGCAACTAATGAAACAAGTACTAAAGATGATGATTCTGACAAAAATGTCAAAAATCGCGGCTACATCACTGCTAAAGAAAGTGAACTGCAATCATCTACACACCAAAACAAAATTACGCCCAAATATATTGATTACATTAAGCGAATCAATCCTGATTATGCCAACAATATTTCTTATCAACGCGGCGTCAACCTTAACTTACTTGCCAAAGATGGCAATAAAGTCAAACAGGTTAAATTTTCAGCCAGTGCTACCAGCGGCCAAGAAACAGCTCTAGAAAAAGCTCAGCAAAGTAGTGGTTTTGGTTCAGCAGTTTTCCCGACAACACTTAAATCTGGTAAGACTTCATTCTTAAAGGACAATTATCAGTTACTCAATGGTACTTGGCCTAAAAAAGCAACTGACCTGATCTTAGTAACTAACAACAGGAACACGATCAATATCAACGTCTTCAAGAATTTAGGTTATAAAATTAAAACCGGTGATAAATTATCATTTAAGCAATTAATTGGTAAAAAATATAAGGTTATTAACAATGATGATTACTACCAAGAGCTACCAACAGGAATGTTTGTCCCCCAAAAAGCTGATACTGCAATGTATAATAATAGTAAAACTACTTTGCTCATTGTTGGTATCATCCGTCCTAAAAATAAGAATTCACTATCCTTACTTTCACCCGGAATTACTTACAGTGACCAACTAACTCAAAATATCATTAAAGCTAATCAAAATTCGGCAATTGTTAAGGCCCAGAAGAAGTCCAGCCAAAACGTAATGACCGGACAAAACATGAACTCAACTGAAAAGAAGCAACTAATGCAAACCATTGGTGGTTCAACTTTACCGATGGGCATCATGATTTATCCCAACAATTTTGATTCTAAAGACAAAGTCTTAGATTATCTTGACAAGTGGAACAAGGGCAAGAATAAAAAAGACAAGATTATTTACACAGATATGTCTAGCGCTGTTACATCAATGACCGGTGGCCTACTTAACGGTATTACAACCGTTTTAGTTGCCTTTGCCGCAATTTCGCTAGTCACTTCAATGATTATGATTGGTATCCTAACTTATACCTCGGTGCTTGAACGAACCAAAGAAATTGGGGTTCTTAAGGCGTTAGGTGCTCGTAAGAAAGATATAACCCGTGTCTTTGACGCTGAAACTTTTATTTTAGGAATTTTCTCCGGTGTCCTTGGCGTAGTTATTGCCTATCTACTTACCTTCCCAATTAATAGCATACTCTACAATTTAACTGACTTAAGTAATATTGCACAACTTGATCCGATACATGCACTGATTTTAATTGTTATTTCAACAATTTTAACTTTGCTCGGTGGTCATCTTCCTGCTCGTATGGCTGCCAAAAAAGATGCTGCAATTGCCTTAAGAAGTGAATAA
- a CDS encoding YdcF family protein, with protein sequence MHFFRLLSSNGPFTIISVILLISLIIFLAAWFKEPRRLLNGILFTIFILLLGIWLTVLVIATNLHALLIIYATLLGLIVVAVALIVAFSWLFFLWNAYFVWQKESHTLPNLLTLFIGLALIIMWLIVLTGPFTAAPNWLKVLLYATPAVVLYLLLVAYNFLINLALYQLVPRQYNQDYLIVLGAGLYNGETVTPLLASRINRAIQFAQKQVAKGRKMPKFIMSGGQGSDEKVAEAQAMTEYAIARGINPNNILQENKSQNTYQNMLFSAKIATKDYGSKDFRAKFFSNNYHIFRASLFAKSAGLNANGIGCYTRFYFLPNAIVREFAGIFVMNKKRHLTIISLILILFVIASILTAMGVIIL encoded by the coding sequence ATGCACTTTTTTCGATTACTTAGTTCAAACGGACCATTTACAATAATATCGGTTATACTGCTAATTTCACTGATCATTTTCTTAGCTGCATGGTTCAAGGAGCCTCGGCGATTACTAAATGGAATTTTATTTACTATTTTTATTCTATTATTAGGAATTTGGCTGACCGTACTTGTTATAGCAACTAATTTACATGCTTTACTTATCATTTATGCTACTTTACTGGGCCTGATAGTGGTAGCTGTCGCTTTAATTGTTGCTTTTTCGTGGTTATTCTTTCTCTGGAATGCTTATTTTGTTTGGCAGAAAGAAAGTCACACATTACCTAATCTACTAACCCTTTTTATTGGCCTAGCATTAATTATTATGTGGCTAATTGTCTTAACTGGACCGTTCACAGCTGCACCGAATTGGCTTAAAGTCTTGCTTTACGCAACACCAGCTGTTGTCCTTTATTTACTATTAGTAGCCTACAACTTTCTCATTAATCTAGCATTGTATCAATTAGTACCTCGACAATATAATCAAGATTACCTCATTGTTCTAGGAGCTGGCTTATACAATGGAGAAACTGTGACCCCACTCTTAGCCAGCCGCATTAACCGCGCCATTCAATTTGCACAAAAACAAGTTGCCAAGGGGCGAAAAATGCCGAAGTTTATTATGTCTGGTGGCCAAGGTAGCGACGAAAAAGTTGCAGAAGCGCAAGCAATGACTGAATATGCTATTGCTCGCGGTATCAACCCTAACAATATTCTGCAAGAAAACAAGTCACAGAACACATATCAAAACATGTTATTTTCTGCCAAAATAGCTACCAAAGATTATGGCAGTAAAGATTTTCGGGCAAAATTCTTTAGTAACAATTACCATATTTTTCGAGCATCCCTATTTGCTAAGTCTGCTGGACTCAATGCCAATGGTATAGGCTGCTATACTAGGTTTTATTTTCTTCCTAATGCAATTGTTAGAGAATTTGCTGGTATTTTTGTTATGAACAAAAAACGTCATCTTACTATTATTTCATTAATTTTAATATTATTTGTTATTGCATCAATTCTTACCGCCATGGGAGTTATAATATTATAA
- a CDS encoding adenylylsulfate kinase, translating into MKSEVLVISGVTASGKTTLINALQKKYTKSKVISFDDYDIDQLSSTPAITVPLKNAINQYDISQMMQDLKRTMGKTPLLLVDFPFGYCHKILRPYIDWVVYMQTPLDVAFARAIIRDSQDKSAAEIISWAKIYVTKARQYFVDNQKLVAKDADLVLDGMQPVVKEVELVSRLIK; encoded by the coding sequence ATGAAGAGTGAAGTACTTGTAATTAGTGGTGTGACTGCTAGTGGAAAGACAACATTAATTAATGCATTGCAGAAAAAATATACTAAGAGTAAGGTGATTTCTTTTGATGATTACGATATTGACCAGTTGTCGAGTACGCCGGCTATTACTGTTCCACTAAAAAATGCAATTAACCAATATGATATTAGTCAAATGATGCAGGATTTAAAAAGAACAATGGGAAAGACACCTTTGCTTTTGGTTGATTTTCCTTTTGGCTATTGCCATAAAATTTTACGTCCGTATATTGATTGGGTCGTTTACATGCAAACTCCACTAGACGTGGCATTTGCCAGGGCGATAATTCGTGACAGTCAGGATAAAAGTGCTGCCGAGATAATTTCATGGGCAAAAATATATGTAACTAAAGCGCGGCAATATTTTGTTGACAATCAGAAGCTTGTCGCTAAAGATGCAGACTTGGTTTTAGATGGGATGCAGCCTGTAGTTAAGGAAGTAGAATTGGTCAGTAGGCTAATTAAATGA
- a CDS encoding DUF2273 domain-containing protein: MNKFLQKHFSELSGALSGLLLAFCFLGLGFFKTVFVIVMLICGLIIGHYWPVVKRLMNK, from the coding sequence ATGAACAAATTTTTACAAAAACACTTTTCCGAGTTAAGTGGTGCTCTCAGCGGCCTTCTTTTAGCATTTTGCTTTTTAGGACTAGGTTTCTTCAAAACAGTTTTTGTAATCGTAATGCTAATATGTGGTCTTATAATTGGTCATTACTGGCCAGTAGTTAAAAGATTAATGAATAAGTAA
- a CDS encoding ABC transporter ATP-binding protein/permease codes for MLQLKNIYKSYHVSDSTTHALDNVTVSFRNNEFVAILGPSGSGKTTLLNIIGGLDRYDKGNMIINGTSTQNFTDTDWDAYRNNSIGFVFQNYNLISHLSIIANVELGMTLSGLPAKEKHQRAIDMLTEVGLKKHLNKRPEQLSGGQMQRVAIARALANNPDILLCDEPTGALDTKTSEQIMKLIKRLSKKRLVIMVTHNPEIAQKYATRIVNFQDGKIIKDSNPYNHTEQEDNFKLKRTKMSYWNAIKLSFTNIMTKKGRTALTAFAASIGIISIAIVLAISNGFQKQIDMTMSKSLAKYPVIVNESVTNLNEVTNRKASQKNVKSRGYIQAEKDKMVQSLHINKITSKYTNYIKKINPDYANNISYQRGTNLNLIAKVKGKVERVSFSPNDTHNAQNSDAVRAQTVNVTGLGSSVFPTTLSSDKQGFLKSNYELLSGNWPHKATDLVIVTNNKDTVNINALKNLGYKLKIGDKIKFKQLLGQKFKIVSNNDYYEQTPTGIFVPQEVSDDMYNNSALTLRVKGIIRPKSENAMSLLSDGIAYSDNLAQKVIKINQNSDIIKAQKHSSHNVLTGQSVNYYGKKRVLESLGSSTLPSGFMIYPNNFKSKDQVLDYLDNWNKGKSKANKIIYTDMSSVVTSMTGGIINGITTVLIAFAAISLVTSMIMIGILTYTSVLERTKEIGILKALGARKKDITRVFDAETFILGIFSGILGIAIAYILTFPINNIFLKITGLTNVAQPNPLHILSLIIISTVLTLLGGHIPARIAAKKDAAIALRSE; via the coding sequence ATGTTGCAATTAAAAAATATCTACAAATCATACCATGTTAGCGACTCTACCACTCACGCGCTAGATAATGTTACTGTTTCATTTCGTAATAATGAATTTGTTGCGATTTTAGGGCCTAGTGGTTCTGGCAAAACAACCTTACTAAATATCATTGGCGGACTTGATCGTTACGACAAGGGAAACATGATTATTAACGGTACATCTACCCAAAATTTTACAGATACTGATTGGGATGCCTACCGTAATAACTCTATTGGTTTTGTTTTTCAAAATTACAATTTGATTTCTCACCTATCAATTATTGCCAACGTTGAGCTAGGCATGACCCTCTCTGGTCTTCCTGCAAAAGAAAAGCATCAACGAGCAATTGACATGTTAACAGAAGTTGGTCTTAAAAAGCATCTTAATAAACGCCCCGAGCAATTATCGGGTGGACAAATGCAACGCGTTGCGATTGCTCGAGCACTAGCTAACAATCCAGATATTTTACTTTGTGATGAGCCTACCGGTGCGCTCGATACTAAAACTTCTGAACAAATTATGAAATTAATCAAGCGCTTATCAAAAAAGCGGCTCGTTATTATGGTTACACATAATCCTGAAATTGCCCAAAAATACGCAACTAGAATTGTTAATTTTCAAGACGGGAAAATTATTAAAGATTCTAATCCCTATAATCATACTGAACAAGAAGATAATTTTAAACTAAAACGCACTAAGATGTCATATTGGAACGCAATTAAGCTTAGTTTTACCAATATTATGACTAAAAAGGGCCGAACTGCCTTAACCGCTTTTGCTGCTAGTATTGGTATTATTTCAATTGCGATTGTCCTAGCAATTTCTAATGGCTTTCAAAAACAGATTGACATGACAATGAGTAAATCACTTGCAAAATATCCTGTTATTGTCAATGAATCAGTTACCAATCTAAATGAAGTCACTAACCGCAAAGCATCACAAAAGAATGTCAAAAGTCGTGGTTACATTCAAGCAGAAAAAGATAAAATGGTGCAATCACTGCATATCAACAAGATTACTTCTAAATATACCAACTATATCAAAAAGATAAATCCTGACTATGCAAATAATATTTCTTACCAGCGTGGAACTAACCTGAATTTAATCGCCAAGGTTAAAGGAAAAGTCGAACGTGTCTCATTCTCACCTAACGATACTCATAATGCGCAAAACAGTGATGCAGTTAGAGCGCAAACTGTTAACGTAACTGGACTTGGATCTTCTGTTTTTCCAACTACTCTTAGCTCTGACAAGCAGGGATTTTTAAAGAGTAATTATGAATTGTTATCCGGAAATTGGCCACATAAAGCTACAGACTTGGTCATAGTTACTAACAATAAAGATACAGTAAATATTAATGCCCTTAAAAATTTAGGTTATAAACTAAAAATCGGCGACAAAATAAAATTTAAGCAATTACTTGGTCAAAAATTTAAAATTGTTTCAAACAATGACTATTATGAGCAAACACCTACTGGTATTTTTGTTCCTCAAGAAGTCAGCGATGATATGTATAATAATAGTGCCCTCACTTTACGAGTTAAAGGAATTATTCGACCTAAAAGTGAAAATGCAATGTCACTTCTATCTGATGGTATTGCCTATAGTGACAATTTGGCACAAAAGGTTATCAAAATTAATCAAAACTCAGATATTATTAAGGCCCAAAAACACTCTAGCCATAATGTCTTAACTGGTCAAAGTGTTAATTATTACGGCAAAAAGCGTGTCTTAGAATCCTTAGGTAGCTCAACTTTGCCTAGTGGCTTTATGATTTATCCAAATAATTTTAAGTCAAAGGATCAAGTACTTGATTATCTTGATAATTGGAACAAAGGTAAGTCAAAAGCTAACAAAATTATTTACACGGATATGTCTAGTGTTGTAACTTCAATGACAGGTGGTATTATCAATGGTATTACCACAGTTTTAATTGCTTTCGCAGCTATTTCCTTAGTTACTTCAATGATTATGATCGGGATTTTAACTTATACATCTGTTCTTGAAAGAACCAAAGAAATTGGTATTCTCAAGGCTTTGGGTGCACGTAAAAAAGATATTACCCGCGTTTTTGATGCCGAAACTTTTATCTTAGGCATTTTTTCAGGAATTCTAGGAATTGCTATCGCCTATATCCTTACCTTCCCAATTAACAATATTTTCCTCAAAATTACGGGTCTGACCAATGTTGCTCAGCCTAACCCACTACATATTCTTAGTCTAATCATTATATCAACAGTCTTAACCTTACTAGGGGGCCACATCCCTGCACGAATTGCTGCTAAAAAAGATGCGGCAATTGCTTTACGCAGCGAATAA
- a CDS encoding glucosamine-6-phosphate deaminase — protein MKIIITNNNAQGGTEAFKIFKNSIDHGGKVFGLATGSTPLTLYKEWTESDVDTHNLISINLDEYVGLTPDNDQSYHYFMQKNLFAKKPFKKSYVPDGIKAIKDPEGAASDYNQIIKENPIDVQLLGIGQNGHIAFNEPGTSFNSVTHEVKLTANTIKANSRFFSNIDDVPKSAICTGIANIMSAKKIVIMAFGANKADAIQKMIEGPVTEKVPASILQKHPDVTVIIDKEAASKLKQK, from the coding sequence ATGAAAATTATCATTACCAATAATAATGCCCAAGGTGGTACTGAAGCATTTAAAATCTTTAAAAACAGTATTGATCACGGCGGCAAAGTATTTGGTTTAGCTACTGGATCTACACCACTAACCCTATATAAAGAATGGACTGAAAGTGATGTTGATACTCACAATTTAATCAGCATTAACCTAGATGAATACGTTGGCCTAACCCCTGACAACGATCAAAGTTATCATTACTTCATGCAAAAAAATTTATTTGCCAAAAAACCATTCAAAAAATCATATGTTCCTGACGGAATTAAAGCGATCAAAGATCCTGAAGGTGCAGCGAGCGATTACAATCAGATTATTAAAGAAAATCCAATTGACGTTCAACTTTTAGGTATCGGACAAAACGGTCATATTGCTTTCAACGAACCTGGTACATCATTTAATTCTGTTACACATGAGGTTAAATTAACTGCTAACACAATCAAGGCAAATTCACGTTTCTTTAGTAACATTGATGATGTGCCAAAATCCGCAATTTGTACGGGCATAGCAAACATTATGTCAGCTAAAAAGATCGTCATTATGGCCTTCGGGGCTAACAAGGCTGATGCTATTCAAAAAATGATTGAAGGACCTGTTACAGAAAAGGTTCCAGCATCTATTTTACAAAAGCATCCTGATGTTACAGTGATTATCGATAAAGAAGCTGCAAGTAAATTAAAGCAAAAATAG
- a CDS encoding Asp23/Gls24 family envelope stress response protein → MTQANPKQEVKGNLKYDSKVIQKIIGIALSDVTGLLTVDGGFFSNLTDKIVNSSDVTTGINVEVGKKQVAVDIDIVAEYGVQITKLYDEIKERIFNKVKEMTGLDTVEVSVTVVDIKTKQQHQKDSVSLQDRITGATKDTKDKISEQKPDEKKEPKRVK, encoded by the coding sequence ATGACACAAGCAAATCCAAAACAAGAAGTTAAAGGTAATTTGAAATATGATTCTAAAGTTATTCAAAAGATCATTGGCATCGCACTATCTGATGTTACGGGTTTATTAACCGTAGATGGTGGATTTTTCTCCAATTTAACTGATAAAATCGTTAATAGTAGCGATGTTACAACCGGTATCAACGTTGAAGTTGGTAAAAAACAAGTAGCTGTTGATATTGATATTGTCGCAGAATATGGTGTTCAAATCACTAAACTATATGATGAAATCAAAGAACGGATTTTTAATAAAGTCAAAGAAATGACGGGATTAGATACAGTTGAAGTTAGCGTTACCGTTGTTGATATCAAGACAAAGCAACAGCACCAAAAAGATTCTGTTAGTCTACAAGACCGCATCACTGGTGCCACTAAAGATACCAAAGATAAAATCAGTGAACAAAAACCAGACGAAAAGAAAGAACCAAAAAGAGTTAAATAA
- a CDS encoding CPBP family intramembrane glutamic endopeptidase: MKKIFYYMSCAASIILAFAAYQFLQCFYFFPKQVQKLLHLNQTGLVLVTSGVTFLVLGFIFYLYKRQLDEENTWGFNQKPHWDYRRLLIMIVGVILILLVNFIMVIILGITSTKTSANQASLNKISLQAGVFYAPMVCLIAPICEETIFRGLFFNTFFIQKTQLNKWVGIICSGFLFAYMHDPKVTKYILLYWALGCVLAWVYMTTKDLRYSIMTHALYNSMPYLLGAACILIK, from the coding sequence ATGAAAAAAATATTTTATTACATGAGTTGTGCAGCCAGTATTATTTTGGCTTTTGCAGCATATCAATTTTTGCAGTGTTTTTATTTTTTTCCTAAGCAAGTGCAAAAATTACTGCATCTTAATCAGACAGGGCTGGTGCTAGTAACAAGTGGAGTAACATTCTTGGTTTTGGGCTTCATTTTTTACTTGTATAAGCGTCAGCTGGATGAAGAAAATACTTGGGGCTTCAACCAAAAACCGCATTGGGATTATCGTCGGTTATTAATTATGATTGTTGGTGTCATTTTAATCTTACTTGTAAATTTTATAATGGTTATCATCCTCGGAATCACGAGTACGAAAACGTCGGCTAATCAGGCAAGTTTAAACAAAATTTCACTGCAAGCGGGTGTGTTTTATGCTCCAATGGTTTGCTTAATTGCACCGATTTGTGAGGAAACGATTTTTCGCGGATTATTTTTTAATACTTTTTTTATACAAAAAACGCAATTAAATAAGTGGGTAGGGATTATTTGTAGCGGCTTTTTGTTTGCTTACATGCACGATCCCAAGGTTACTAAATATATTTTACTTTACTGGGCTTTGGGCTGTGTATTAGCGTGGGTTTATATGACAACTAAAGATCTTCGGTATTCAATTATGACCCATGCACTATATAATTCTATGCCCTATTTATTGGGCGCTGCTTGTATCTTGATAAAGTGA
- the amaP gene encoding alkaline shock response membrane anchor protein AmaP translates to MKRSKKWLLVLSTLLLMPPPIYLLWENSNFWQKYLKLSLPQIKKINPIFTWYLIIISTIVIIVLIFSFITLIFWPTQKSFNLIHKNSGQVKVTSKAINGYILSSLTDLPYLNNPKVNSRLTKHHIKIKISGDLGAGENVAALLKTYLEELKGNLKQTLGIEQKPKIKIKFNNFQEATKSEQRVQ, encoded by the coding sequence TTGAAACGTAGCAAAAAATGGTTGTTAGTATTAAGCACATTACTACTAATGCCGCCACCAATCTATTTATTATGGGAAAATAGCAATTTTTGGCAAAAATATTTAAAATTGTCTTTACCACAAATCAAAAAAATCAATCCTATCTTTACCTGGTATTTAATTATTATTAGTACAATTGTTATTATAGTTCTTATTTTTAGCTTCATTACCTTGATATTTTGGCCTACCCAAAAAAGCTTTAACTTAATTCATAAAAATAGCGGACAAGTTAAAGTTACTAGTAAAGCAATTAATGGTTATATTCTGAGTTCCTTGACAGATTTACCATATTTAAATAATCCTAAGGTTAATTCTAGGTTAACTAAGCACCATATCAAAATAAAAATCAGTGGTGATTTAGGAGCCGGTGAAAATGTTGCTGCCCTTCTTAAAACTTATCTTGAAGAACTCAAGGGTAATCTTAAACAGACTTTAGGGATTGAACAAAAGCCTAAAATCAAAATCAAATTTAATAACTTTCAAGAAGCAACTAAGTCTGAACAGCGTGTGCAATAA